A stretch of Gemmatimonadaceae bacterium DNA encodes these proteins:
- the selA gene encoding L-seryl-tRNA(Sec) selenium transferase: MTDPRRALPSVHTLLDSEAVRPLLERAPRALVADAVRDAVEQARRDPDRAPRDPASWRAAVDAALDERERRSLRRVLNATGVVLHTNLGRAPLARAAIDAIAQAAQGYSNLEYDLEHGTRGTRYVHCVGLLRELTGAEDALVVNNGAGAMVLALNTFAEGADAIVSRGELVEIGGSFRVPDIMAKSGARLVEVGTTNRTHPEDYRRALGGAGRRGALVKVHRSNFAIEGFVADVPVRTLAPLAAAAGVPVLHDLGSGLFVPLDAYGLTGEPVARDAVRDGATVVTMSGDKLLGGPQAGIVLGTRDAVERMRRNPLTRALRVDKLTLAALEATLALYRDPARALREIPALAMLTAPVARIRERAVALGARLAGGGIAAAVVDTDATAGGGAFPTTRIPSAALALGGDAAAHEARLRAARAGGVPVIGRIADGRLLLDLRSVPEDEDDALATAVLAALA, from the coding sequence ATGACCGACCCTCGACGCGCGCTGCCAAGCGTGCACACGCTGCTGGACTCCGAGGCGGTGCGTCCGCTGCTCGAGCGCGCGCCGCGCGCGCTCGTCGCGGACGCCGTGCGGGACGCGGTGGAGCAGGCGCGCCGCGATCCGGATCGCGCACCGCGCGATCCGGCATCGTGGCGCGCGGCGGTGGATGCGGCGCTGGACGAGCGGGAGCGCCGCTCGCTCCGACGCGTGCTCAACGCGACCGGCGTGGTGCTGCACACGAACCTCGGCCGCGCGCCCCTCGCGCGCGCGGCCATCGACGCGATCGCGCAGGCCGCCCAAGGCTACTCCAATCTCGAGTATGATCTCGAGCACGGGACGCGCGGCACGCGCTACGTGCATTGCGTCGGGTTGCTGCGCGAGCTCACGGGCGCCGAGGACGCGCTGGTGGTGAACAACGGCGCCGGTGCGATGGTGCTCGCGCTCAACACGTTCGCCGAGGGCGCGGACGCGATCGTGTCGCGCGGCGAGCTGGTGGAGATCGGCGGCAGCTTCCGCGTGCCCGACATCATGGCCAAGAGCGGCGCGCGGCTGGTGGAGGTGGGCACCACCAACCGGACGCATCCCGAGGACTATCGCCGAGCGTTAGGCGGCGCCGGCAGGCGCGGTGCGCTCGTCAAGGTACACCGCTCGAACTTCGCGATCGAAGGGTTCGTGGCCGATGTGCCGGTGCGCACGCTGGCGCCGCTCGCCGCCGCGGCCGGCGTGCCGGTGCTGCATGATCTGGGGAGCGGGTTGTTCGTGCCGCTGGACGCGTACGGCCTGACGGGAGAGCCGGTGGCGCGCGATGCGGTGCGCGACGGCGCGACGGTCGTGACGATGAGCGGCGACAAGCTCTTGGGCGGTCCGCAGGCGGGCATCGTGCTGGGGACGCGCGACGCGGTCGAGCGGATGCGGCGCAATCCGCTGACGCGGGCGCTGCGGGTGGACAAGCTCACGCTGGCGGCGCTCGAGGCGACGCTCGCGCTCTACCGCGATCCGGCGCGCGCGCTGCGCGAGATTCCGGCGCTGGCGATGTTGACGGCGCCGGTGGCGCGGATCCGGGAGCGGGCGGTGGCGTTAGGCGCGAGGCTGGCCGGCGGCGGCATCGCGGCGGCGGTGGTCGACACGGACGCCACCGCCGGCGGCGGCGCGTTCCCGACGACGCGCATTCCCTCGGCGGCGCTTGCGTTAGGCGGCGACGCCGCGGCGCACGAGGCGCGCTTGCGCGCCGCGCGCGCCGGCGGCGTCCCGGTGATCGGCCGCATCGCCGATGGCCGGCTGCTGCTCGACCTGCGCTCGGTCCCCGAAGACGAGGACGACGCACTCGCCACCGCCGTCCTCGCGGCCCTCGCGTGA
- a CDS encoding HAD family hydrolase, with amino-acid sequence MRPAVFLDRDGTVNVDAGFVRQPADVVLIPGAARAIARLNAAQVPVVIVTNQSGIGRGLMSTADYAAVRDRLAELLREQEAYVDATYECPHDPRVGACECRKPGTALFTRAARDLDLALDRSWYVGDRWRDIAAALELGGEGVLVPAASTPDEDLRLARERARVVDTLGEAVDTVLASLAAVR; translated from the coding sequence ATGCGCCCTGCGGTGTTCCTCGATCGCGATGGCACGGTAAACGTCGACGCCGGCTTCGTTCGCCAACCGGCCGATGTCGTCCTGATTCCCGGTGCGGCGCGCGCGATCGCACGCCTCAACGCCGCGCAGGTGCCGGTAGTGATCGTCACCAACCAGTCGGGCATCGGCCGCGGGCTGATGAGCACGGCCGACTACGCCGCCGTGCGCGACCGGCTGGCCGAGCTGCTGCGGGAACAGGAAGCATACGTGGACGCGACCTACGAGTGTCCGCACGATCCGCGCGTCGGGGCCTGCGAGTGCCGCAAGCCGGGGACGGCGCTGTTCACCCGCGCCGCGCGGGATCTCGACCTCGCGCTCGACCGCTCGTGGTACGTCGGCGACCGGTGGCGCGACATCGCGGCCGCACTCGAGTTAGGCGGCGAGGGCGTCCTCGTGCCCGCCGCCAGCACGCCCGACGAGGATCTGCGCCTGGCGCGCGAGCGCGCGCGCGTCGTCGACACGCTCGGCGAGGCGGTCGATACCGTGCTCGCGTCGCTCGCCGCGGTGCGATGA
- a CDS encoding M20/M25/M40 family metallo-hydrolase yields MRSTVRPVRRGARVTLVAALIAMAAAPVVGHAQGAAAPDTTTLPALESWIALDASPGREMAADAIIERAIPGWQRDALGNLVMRRGSGSPRRIVACAIDEPTFVVSELTADGYLRLHDPVGLPRNPLWTQFHEGQRIIVHTRRGGVSGVIGVRSVHLWRGRSPGDAPASIENLWADVGARSRAEAQAMGIELLDPVTRDWPRWTYGDFVAGPGAADRTGCAAVAAAASAAPEHGETDYVISVQHGFRWAGLSAVVASLGGADTLVLAVAPQTAPGPGGPPVSARTDTRAPFPALPGVEVGTTIELGVRSRYPNTLVESIDQGDAEQYEAAVARAAGIASRPPFVELDVPAERTNEPRDSLAAAASLLRRLADAYGVSGDEGQVRDAVRAALPEWAAANAQVDTAGDLIVAVGPDRDTTVFVAHMDEVGFAVSHIAPDGTVSLARRGGFLGSLWEGQTAIAHVDSGQSHLNVRGIFIPRDSAHTAQPRELTAWFGFDSAALAARGVAVGTTITSYKKAARFGALRFSARSLDDRTGCTAQLLAMRAINPATLTHKVIFAFSVREETGLFGAAAIAAALGTSVHRVHAIDTFVSADDPMESDRFADAPLGAGAVVRALDNSSATPPAEVDRVLAIAHAARIPIQVGTTNGGNDGSEFVRWGAVDIPIGWPLRYSHSPAEVIDLRDVLSLSRVIERLARASEPARRPTPPAAAKP; encoded by the coding sequence ATGCGCTCGACTGTTCGCCCCGTTAGGCGCGGCGCGCGCGTCACCCTCGTCGCGGCGCTGATCGCGATGGCGGCGGCTCCGGTCGTTGGCCACGCCCAGGGCGCGGCCGCGCCCGACACCACGACGCTGCCGGCGCTCGAGTCGTGGATCGCCCTCGACGCGTCGCCCGGCCGCGAAATGGCAGCCGACGCGATCATCGAGCGCGCGATTCCGGGATGGCAGCGCGATGCGTTAGGCAACCTTGTGATGCGCCGCGGCAGCGGCAGCCCCCGGCGCATCGTGGCCTGCGCCATCGACGAACCGACCTTCGTCGTCAGCGAGCTCACGGCCGACGGCTATCTGCGCCTCCACGATCCCGTCGGCCTGCCCCGCAATCCATTGTGGACGCAATTCCACGAAGGCCAGCGCATCATCGTGCACACGCGCCGCGGTGGCGTGTCCGGCGTGATCGGCGTCCGCAGCGTGCACCTGTGGCGCGGCCGTTCGCCCGGCGACGCGCCGGCGAGCATCGAGAACCTGTGGGCCGACGTCGGCGCGCGCAGCAGAGCCGAGGCGCAGGCGATGGGCATCGAGCTGCTCGACCCGGTAACGCGCGACTGGCCGCGCTGGACCTACGGCGATTTCGTCGCCGGCCCGGGAGCCGCCGACCGCACCGGATGCGCGGCCGTCGCCGCCGCGGCGAGCGCGGCGCCCGAACACGGCGAAACGGACTACGTGATCTCGGTCCAGCACGGCTTCCGTTGGGCGGGTCTGTCGGCGGTGGTCGCTTCGTTAGGCGGCGCCGATACGCTCGTGCTCGCCGTCGCGCCCCAGACGGCGCCCGGACCGGGCGGGCCGCCCGTGAGCGCACGCACGGACACGCGGGCGCCGTTTCCTGCGCTGCCGGGCGTCGAGGTTGGCACGACGATCGAGCTCGGCGTGCGCTCGCGCTACCCCAACACGCTCGTCGAGAGCATCGACCAGGGCGACGCCGAGCAGTACGAGGCTGCCGTCGCGCGCGCGGCGGGAATCGCGTCGCGCCCGCCGTTCGTCGAGCTCGACGTGCCGGCCGAGCGCACGAACGAGCCGCGCGACAGTCTCGCCGCCGCGGCCTCCCTGCTCCGCCGTCTCGCCGACGCGTACGGCGTGTCGGGCGACGAAGGCCAGGTGCGCGATGCGGTGCGCGCCGCGCTTCCCGAGTGGGCCGCGGCCAACGCGCAGGTGGATACGGCGGGCGACCTCATCGTCGCCGTTGGGCCGGACCGCGACACGACGGTCTTCGTCGCGCACATGGATGAGGTGGGCTTCGCCGTCTCGCACATCGCGCCAGACGGCACGGTGTCGCTCGCGCGCCGCGGCGGCTTTCTGGGCTCGCTGTGGGAAGGACAGACCGCCATCGCGCACGTCGATTCCGGGCAGTCGCATCTGAACGTGCGCGGGATTTTCATCCCGCGCGACAGCGCACACACGGCGCAGCCGCGCGAGCTCACGGCGTGGTTCGGCTTCGATTCCGCAGCGCTCGCCGCGCGCGGCGTCGCCGTCGGCACCACGATCACCAGCTACAAGAAAGCGGCCCGCTTCGGCGCGCTGCGCTTCTCGGCGCGCTCGCTGGACGATCGCACCGGCTGCACGGCCCAGCTGCTCGCCATGCGCGCGATCAATCCGGCCACGCTGACGCACAAGGTGATCTTCGCATTCTCGGTGCGCGAGGAAACGGGACTCTTCGGCGCGGCGGCGATCGCGGCGGCGTTGGGCACATCGGTGCACCGCGTGCACGCGATCGACACGTTCGTGTCGGCCGACGATCCGATGGAGAGCGACCGCTTTGCCGACGCGCCGTTAGGCGCCGGGGCCGTCGTCCGCGCGCTCGACAATTCGAGCGCCACGCCGCCCGCCGAGGTCGATCGCGTGCTGGCGATCGCGCACGCGGCGCGCATCCCGATCCAGGTCGGGACGACCAACGGCGGCAACGACGGGAGCGAGTTCGTGCGCTGGGGCGCCGTGGACATTCCCATCGGCTGGCCGCTCCGCTACTCGCACTCGCCGGCGGAAGTGATCGATCTGCGCGACGTGTTGTCGCTCAGCCGCGTGATCGAGCGCCTCGCGCGCGCCTCGGAGCCTGCGCGTCGTCCGACGCCGCCGGCCGCGGCGAAACCGTAA
- a CDS encoding BON domain-containing protein, whose translation MSRYRIRYEEPESGGTFASLVIGAVAGFAVGMLVAQKSGGIAGITARVKHRWAELEENEGDELPETDAARESSFDDDLDEAEREDEEELEAEYEADMAADAESMEEADEADDVDEEDAHAALEDEVLEAFQADSTLRERAIDISAVGDGLIELSGWVDTDDESHHAAAVARRVAGVESVVNRLAVGQADAVERARDEHREHGATRRRTADRDRTSEEHE comes from the coding sequence ATGTCACGGTATCGCATTCGCTACGAGGAGCCGGAGTCCGGCGGAACCTTTGCGAGTCTCGTCATCGGCGCGGTCGCAGGATTCGCCGTCGGCATGCTCGTCGCCCAAAAATCGGGCGGCATCGCGGGCATCACGGCGCGCGTGAAGCATCGTTGGGCGGAGCTCGAGGAGAACGAGGGCGACGAACTGCCCGAGACCGACGCGGCGCGCGAGAGCAGCTTCGATGACGATCTGGACGAAGCCGAACGCGAAGACGAAGAAGAGCTCGAGGCGGAGTACGAGGCGGACATGGCCGCCGACGCCGAAAGCATGGAGGAAGCCGACGAGGCCGATGACGTCGACGAAGAAGATGCGCACGCCGCGCTCGAGGACGAGGTGCTCGAAGCGTTCCAGGCCGATTCGACGCTGCGCGAGCGCGCGATCGACATCAGCGCGGTTGGCGACGGCTTGATCGAGCTCTCGGGATGGGTCGACACGGACGACGAATCACATCACGCGGCCGCGGTGGCGCGGCGCGTCGCCGGTGTCGAATCGGTGGTGAATCGATTGGCCGTGGGCCAGGCAGACGCCGTCGAGCGCGCGCGCGACGAGCATCGCGAGCACGGTGCGACGCGGCGTCGCACGGCGGATCGCGACCGCACGAGCGAGGAGCACGAATAA
- a CDS encoding Ig-like domain-containing protein, translating to MRRLTAALVLALGACAQPGAPPGGPPRHVAAKVDSIIPDSGATRVKAKEVQILFDEVVSEKPAAQGANDLSALALISPSDGEVHVGWHRKRLSIHGKHDFKANTAYTVTLLPGLADLHGNVIKTPITIVFSTGDSIPNTRIAGIAFDWVAGKPIPNAMVQAIQRPDSTVYLARADSLGGFVLAHAPAGTYTVQAWNDANNNRLIDPHEVWDSIHVVLKDSARLEMLAFAHDTVAPRIDQFSIVDSSAVRVTFDRALDTAQKIDTALFVVKRADSSLVPIKAVERGNVYDSVRAATMPKDTTHKADTTSKAPPTKAPPTPPRRGVLGGRGARNLPTADTTKRAPLPKPSRPSPVIEVVVILAEPLEPGTSYRITARDARSLLGYKASPSRVFTMPKPAPPSTKPQAHPPKPKADTTKAPPPHKP from the coding sequence GTGCGGCGGCTGACCGCCGCGCTGGTCCTTGCGTTAGGCGCGTGCGCGCAGCCTGGCGCGCCGCCGGGTGGACCGCCGCGCCACGTCGCGGCCAAAGTCGATTCGATCATCCCGGACAGCGGCGCCACGAGAGTGAAGGCCAAGGAAGTCCAGATCCTGTTCGACGAAGTGGTGTCCGAGAAACCCGCCGCGCAGGGCGCGAACGACCTGAGCGCCCTCGCGCTCATTTCGCCGAGCGACGGTGAAGTCCACGTGGGTTGGCACCGCAAGCGCCTCTCGATCCACGGCAAGCACGACTTCAAGGCGAACACCGCGTACACGGTGACGCTCCTGCCCGGACTCGCCGATCTGCACGGCAACGTCATCAAGACGCCGATCACCATTGTGTTCTCGACCGGCGATTCGATTCCCAACACGCGCATCGCCGGCATCGCCTTCGACTGGGTGGCCGGCAAGCCGATCCCGAACGCGATGGTCCAGGCCATCCAGCGACCCGACAGCACCGTCTATCTCGCGCGCGCCGATTCGTTAGGCGGATTCGTGCTCGCCCACGCGCCCGCGGGCACCTACACCGTGCAGGCCTGGAACGACGCCAACAACAACCGCCTGATCGATCCGCACGAAGTGTGGGACAGCATCCACGTCGTGCTCAAGGACAGCGCGCGGCTGGAAATGCTCGCCTTCGCGCACGACACCGTCGCGCCGCGCATCGATCAGTTCTCGATCGTCGACTCGAGCGCGGTCCGGGTGACGTTCGACCGCGCGCTCGACACGGCCCAGAAGATCGACACGGCGTTGTTCGTGGTGAAGCGCGCGGATTCGTCGCTGGTGCCGATCAAAGCTGTCGAGCGCGGGAACGTGTACGATTCCGTACGCGCAGCGACGATGCCGAAGGACACGACGCACAAGGCTGATACCACGAGCAAGGCCCCGCCGACGAAGGCGCCGCCCACTCCGCCACGCCGCGGCGTGTTGGGCGGACGGGGTGCGCGAAACCTGCCGACCGCCGACACGACCAAACGCGCGCCGCTGCCCAAGCCGAGCCGGCCGAGTCCGGTGATTGAAGTGGTGGTGATCCTGGCCGAGCCGCTCGAGCCGGGTACATCGTATCGCATTACCGCGCGCGACGCGCGCAGCCTGCTCGGGTACAAGGCGAGCCCGAGCCGGGTGTTCACGATGCCGAAGCCGGCGCCGCCATCGACGAAGCCCCAAGCGCATCCGCCCAAACCAAAGGCGGACACGACGAAGGCGCCGCCGCCGCACAAGCCATGA
- a CDS encoding valine--tRNA ligase: MRADLAPQYDPAQLDAALYARWKSAGVFTAHADRTTRLGGDRVPFVIVIPPPNVTAVLHMGHGLNDTVQDVIMRWRRMAGDEALWVPGTDHAGIATQNVIERQLAQEGRTRFDLGRDAFVERTATFVAETGGVILKQLEAIGASCDWTRTAYTFSPELSRAVREAFVRLYDAGLIYKGHRVIHWCPRCLTSLSDEEAEFADERGELYQIAYPVAGHPDRRVVVATTRPETMLGDVAVAVHPDDERYRDLVGQHVVLPIVGIEIPVVADAYADPAFGTGVVKITPAHDANDFDVGVRHGLPTPVVIDEVGAMRDGAEASGRVPESLRGLDRFDARARIVEMLRATGQLVKVEPHQHAVRHCYRCDTVVEPRLSDQWFVRMAPLAKPALEALRDKRLRVLPERWEAVYVNWMENIRDWNISRQLWWGHRIPVWYCDGCGGDSIVSREDVAACPRCGGAVRQDEDVLDTWFSSWLWPLSTLGWPNEEARDLAAFYPTDVLVTAPEILFFWVARMVMAGCFFMGREPFHTVYLHGTVRDMQHVKMSKSLGNGIDPLDVVQSYGADALRYTVIAGLGLGTDVMLDPTNLEQSFAPGRNFVTKLWNIGRFILQNLGDAPAPALADIAPARLTRADAWILSRLDAAIAECDAALGPARPDAARAGRWTPGELYAGLRLSELVEAARRFAWNELADWYVESTKPRLGGSDGDVARAVLVHAFDAALRLLHPVVPFITETLWQAIAPRGADEFLARAAWPVRRGRDDDAAREFELVREAVGAIRQIRAEYNIAPGARVAARLTGAQDRSARVLAHEAALIGHLARADASAGDEPGNGEAAAHAVLSDGSHVRVPLAGTIDLGKECGRLRGELEQIASLRAGIEQRLGNERFVTRAKPDVVAGERRRLEELTTRAAQLTAKVHTLCGG; the protein is encoded by the coding sequence ATGCGCGCAGACCTCGCCCCCCAGTACGATCCCGCCCAACTCGACGCGGCGCTGTATGCGCGGTGGAAAAGCGCCGGCGTGTTCACCGCCCACGCAGACCGCACGACCCGACTCGGCGGCGATCGCGTTCCGTTCGTCATCGTGATTCCGCCGCCCAACGTGACGGCGGTGCTGCACATGGGTCATGGTTTGAACGACACCGTGCAGGACGTGATCATGCGCTGGCGTCGCATGGCCGGCGACGAAGCGTTGTGGGTGCCCGGCACCGACCACGCTGGTATCGCCACGCAGAACGTGATCGAGCGCCAGCTGGCGCAGGAAGGACGCACGCGCTTCGACCTGGGACGCGACGCGTTCGTCGAGCGCACCGCGACGTTCGTGGCCGAGACCGGCGGCGTGATTCTCAAACAGCTCGAGGCGATCGGCGCATCGTGCGATTGGACGCGCACTGCCTACACGTTCTCGCCCGAACTGTCGCGCGCCGTGCGCGAAGCGTTCGTGCGCCTGTACGACGCCGGGCTGATCTACAAGGGACACCGTGTCATTCACTGGTGCCCCCGCTGCCTCACGTCGCTCAGCGATGAAGAAGCGGAGTTCGCGGACGAGCGCGGCGAGCTCTATCAGATCGCATACCCGGTAGCCGGCCATCCGGATCGCCGCGTCGTGGTGGCGACGACGCGCCCCGAGACCATGTTAGGCGACGTGGCCGTGGCGGTGCACCCCGACGACGAGCGATATCGCGACCTCGTTGGGCAGCACGTGGTGCTGCCGATCGTGGGCATCGAGATCCCGGTCGTCGCCGACGCGTACGCCGATCCCGCGTTCGGCACCGGCGTGGTGAAGATCACGCCGGCGCACGACGCCAACGATTTCGACGTCGGCGTGCGGCACGGCCTGCCCACGCCGGTGGTGATCGACGAAGTTGGCGCGATGCGCGACGGGGCCGAAGCGTCGGGCCGCGTGCCCGAGTCGCTGCGCGGACTCGACCGCTTCGATGCGCGCGCACGCATTGTCGAGATGCTGCGTGCGACCGGCCAGCTCGTGAAGGTTGAGCCGCATCAACACGCCGTGCGCCACTGCTACCGTTGCGACACCGTGGTCGAGCCGCGCCTGTCCGACCAGTGGTTCGTGCGCATGGCGCCGCTCGCCAAACCGGCGCTCGAGGCGCTGCGCGACAAGCGGCTGCGCGTGCTGCCCGAACGATGGGAAGCCGTGTACGTGAACTGGATGGAGAACATCCGGGACTGGAACATCTCCCGCCAGCTCTGGTGGGGGCATCGCATCCCTGTGTGGTACTGCGACGGGTGCGGCGGCGACTCGATCGTCAGCCGCGAGGACGTCGCGGCGTGTCCGCGGTGCGGCGGCGCGGTGCGGCAGGACGAGGACGTGCTCGATACGTGGTTCTCGTCGTGGCTGTGGCCGCTGTCGACGTTGGGCTGGCCTAACGAAGAGGCGCGCGACCTCGCCGCGTTCTATCCGACCGACGTGCTGGTGACGGCGCCGGAGATCCTGTTCTTCTGGGTGGCGCGGATGGTGATGGCCGGCTGCTTTTTCATGGGCCGCGAGCCGTTCCACACCGTGTACCTGCACGGCACCGTGCGCGACATGCAGCACGTGAAGATGTCCAAGTCGTTAGGCAACGGGATCGACCCGCTCGACGTCGTGCAGTCGTACGGCGCCGACGCGCTCCGCTACACGGTGATCGCGGGGCTCGGCCTGGGCACGGACGTGATGCTCGATCCGACCAATCTCGAGCAGTCGTTCGCGCCGGGGCGCAACTTCGTCACCAAGCTGTGGAACATCGGCCGGTTCATCCTGCAGAATCTGGGCGACGCGCCGGCGCCCGCGCTGGCGGACATCGCCCCCGCGCGTCTCACGCGCGCCGACGCCTGGATTCTTTCGCGCCTCGACGCCGCCATCGCCGAGTGCGACGCGGCACTCGGGCCGGCGCGGCCGGACGCGGCGCGCGCTGGGCGCTGGACGCCAGGCGAGCTGTACGCGGGATTGCGCTTGAGCGAGCTGGTGGAAGCCGCGCGGCGCTTCGCGTGGAACGAGCTCGCCGACTGGTACGTCGAGAGCACGAAGCCGCGGTTAGGCGGTTCCGATGGCGATGTGGCGCGCGCCGTGCTCGTGCACGCGTTCGACGCCGCGCTGCGTCTCCTGCACCCCGTGGTCCCGTTCATCACCGAAACGCTCTGGCAGGCCATCGCGCCGCGCGGCGCCGACGAGTTCCTCGCGCGCGCCGCATGGCCGGTGCGGCGCGGGCGCGATGACGACGCCGCGCGCGAATTCGAGCTGGTGCGCGAAGCGGTCGGCGCGATCCGTCAGATCCGCGCCGAGTACAACATCGCGCCGGGGGCGCGCGTCGCTGCGCGGCTCACCGGCGCCCAGGATCGCTCGGCGCGGGTGCTCGCGCACGAAGCGGCGCTCATCGGGCATCTCGCGCGTGCCGACGCGTCCGCGGGCGACGAGCCCGGCAACGGCGAAGCGGCGGCGCACGCGGTGCTGAGCGACGGCTCGCACGTCCGCGTGCCGCTCGCCGGCACCATCGACCTCGGCAAGGAATGCGGCCGGCTGCGCGGCGAGCTCGAGCAGATCGCGTCCCTGCGCGCCGGCATCGAACAGCGGTTAGGCAACGAGCGCTTCGTGACGCGCGCCAAGCCGGACGTCGTGGCCGGCGAGCGGCGGCGCCTCGAGGAGCTCACCACGCGCGCGGCGCAGCTCACGGCCAAGGTGCACACGCTGTGCGGCGGCTGA
- a CDS encoding phosphoribosylglycinamide formyltransferase, with protein sequence MTGDTRRIAVMASGRGSNLDALHRYLAALGPRAAATIGLVVCDREAAGALALAYALGIDARVAAPGPDQGERLASLLAEFEVDLVVLAGYVRLVPDDVVRAYRGRLVNVHPALLPAFGGRGMYGGRVHQAVLDAGARVSGVTTHFVDAVYDRGAIIAQWPVPVAHGDTAASLGARVLRVEHLLYPRVVQAVAAGRVSLDDAGRAVWADAAPRRGLTFVPESLEDHEIVRYIDDALDCSPR encoded by the coding sequence ATGACGGGCGACACGCGGCGGATCGCCGTCATGGCATCGGGGCGCGGCTCCAATCTCGATGCGCTGCACCGCTATCTCGCCGCGCTCGGGCCGCGGGCGGCGGCGACGATCGGACTGGTCGTGTGCGACCGCGAGGCCGCCGGCGCGCTCGCGCTCGCCTATGCGTTAGGCATCGACGCCCGCGTCGCCGCGCCGGGCCCGGATCAGGGCGAACGCCTGGCGTCGCTGCTCGCGGAGTTCGAGGTCGATCTGGTCGTGCTCGCCGGCTACGTCCGGCTCGTCCCCGATGATGTCGTGCGCGCGTATCGCGGCCGCCTGGTGAACGTGCACCCTGCCCTGCTCCCTGCGTTCGGCGGCCGGGGGATGTACGGCGGGCGCGTGCATCAGGCCGTCCTCGACGCCGGCGCCCGCGTGAGCGGCGTCACGACGCACTTCGTGGATGCCGTGTACGACCGCGGCGCGATCATCGCACAGTGGCCGGTGCCGGTGGCGCACGGCGACACGGCCGCATCGCTCGGCGCGCGCGTGCTGCGCGTCGAGCACCTGCTGTATCCGCGCGTGGTGCAGGCCGTGGCCGCCGGCCGGGTGTCGCTCGACGACGCGGGCCGAGCCGTGTGGGCGGATGCGGCGCCGCGCCGCGGACTGACCTTCGTTCCCGAATCGCTGGAGGACCACGAGATTGTCCGGTACATCGACGATGCGCTCGACTGTTCGCCCCGTTAG